In a single window of the Gossypium hirsutum isolate 1008001.06 chromosome D02, Gossypium_hirsutum_v2.1, whole genome shotgun sequence genome:
- the LOC107909959 gene encoding RNA demethylase ALKBH10B isoform X2 produces the protein MAMPSGNVVLSDKMQFAAPPAAGAGGGGGGAAGGEIHQHQPRQWFPDERDGFIYWLRGEFAAANAMIDSLCQHLREVGEVGEYEAVIACIQQRRSNWNPVLHMQQYFSVAEVSYALQQVSWRRRQKPYDQGKLGGKEYKRSGFGFKGHRLEVAKEMQNSGVDNDANLTVNTISDRNDMKTEKRDDNKSGGEDKVSVVSEDIKDAASKPQADSSLKKSGSSVGTIPGDTEPGTEEVNGGCTSSCKVNDLHSAQNESEKQNLAKGPKNFVGNEMFDGKMVNVVDGLKLYEELLDEKEVSDLVSLVNDLRAAGKRGQFQAGQTYVASKKPMKGHGREMIQLGLPIADAPLDDEIAAGTSKDRRIEAIPALLQDAIDRLVDSQVMTAKPDSCIIDVYNEGDHSMPRMWPPWFGKPICVMFLTECDITFGRMISVDHPGDFRGSLKLSLAPGSLLVMHGKSADFAKHALPSVRKQRILVTFTKYQPKKSMSDNPRLPSPSLSQSSQWVPSPSRSPNHFRLSAGPKHYAAIPTTGVMPAPPIRPQIPPSNGVQPLFVPTPVPPAIPFPASVPIPPGSTGWPAAATRHPPPRLPIPGTGVFLPPPGSNSASQQSSTTATEPNIPVETTSPPKENEIESGKTNQHAASPEVGLDKKSPKQDCNGSVDGSVSGRAMVKEEVQCAENSVKQSC, from the exons atggcaatgccATCGGGAAATGTAGTTTTATCTGATAAAATGCAGTTCGCTGCTCCTCCAGCTGCAGGAGCTGGCGGCGGCGGAGGTGGAGCTGCTGGAGGTGAGATCCACCAGCACCAACCTCGGCAATGGTTCCCCGATGAGCGTGATGGCTTCATCTATTGGTTGCGAGGGGAATTCGCCGCCGCCAATGCTATGATTGACTCTCTTTGTCAACATTTGCGTGAGGTTGGAGAAGTAGGGGAGTATGAAGCCGTGATTGCTTGCATTCAACAAAGGAGATCTAATTGGAACCCCGTGCTTCATATGCAGCAGTACTTTTCTGTTGCTGAGGTCTCCTACGCGCTTCAACAGGTCTCCTGGAGAAGGAGACAAAAGCCTTATGATCAAGGGAAACTTGGGGGGAAAGAGTACAAAAGATCTGGCTTTGGGTTTAAGGGGCATAGGTTAGAGGTGGCTAAAGAAATGCAGAATTCTGGCGTGGATAATGATGCGAATTTGACTGTTAACACAATTTCAGACAGAAACGATATGAAGACTGAGAAACGTGATGACAATAAATCGGGTGGGGAGGATAAAGTTTCAGTAGTCTCGGAGGATATAAAAG ATGCTGCTTCTAAGCCTCAAGCTGATAGCAGCTTAAAAAAGTCAGGGAGTTCGGTAGGAACTATACCTGGAGACACGGAACCTGGAACTGAGGAAGTAAATGGTGGGTGCACATCCAGCTGTAAAG TGAATGATTTACATTCTGCCCAAAATGAGAGTGAAAAGCAGAATCTGGCTAAAGGTCCAAAAAATTTTGTTGGTAATGAGATGTTTGATggaaaaatg gtCAATGTTGTTGATGGGCTTAAATTGTATGAGGAACTGTTGGATGAGAAGGAAGTTTCAGATCTTGTCTCATTGGTAAATGACTTGAGGGCTGCAGGGAAAAGAGGGCAGTTTCAAG CAGGTCAGACATATGTGGCTTCAAAAAAACCCATGAAGGGACATGGCAGAGAGATGATTCAATTGGGCCTTCCAATTGCAGACGCACCTCTAGATGATGAAATTGCTGCAGGGACTTCCAAAG ATCGGAGAATAGAAGCTATTCCTGCCTTGCTGCAAGATGCTATTGATCGATTGGTTGACTCGCAAGTTATGACTGCAAAACCAGACTCTTGCATTATTGATGTCTACAATGAG GGGGATCATTCAATGCCTCGTATGTGGCCACCTTGGTTTGGAAAGCCTATTTGTGTCATGTTCTTGACCGAGTGTGACATTACTTTTGGAAGGATGATTAGCGTTGATCATCCTGGGGACTTCAGAGGCTCTCTAAAGCTTTCTCTTGCACCTGG ATCTCTCCTTGTGATGCATGGAAAATCAGCTGATTTTGCCAAACATGCACTTCCCTCTGTCCGAAAGCAACGCATACTTGTTACATTTACCAAATATCAACCAAAAAAATCCATGTCTGACAACCCAAGGCTTCCTTCACCTTCACTTTCTCAGTCTTCACAATGGGTTCCATCGCCTAGTAGATCACCCAACCATTTTCGCCTCTCTGCTGGCCCCAAGCATTATGCAGCAATACCAACCACTGGTGTAATGCCAGCCCCACCAATTCGACCACAAATTCCGCCTTCAAATGGTGTTCAACCATTATTTGTGCCCACTCCAGTTCCACCTGCAATTCCTTTTCCTGCTTCAGTTCCCATTCCTCCAGGTTCAACAGGGTGGCCGGCTGCTGCTACAAGGCATCCTCCACCTCGTCTACCCATTCCTGGCACAGGAGTTTTTCTACCTCCTCCAGGCTCCAATTCAGCATCTCAACAGTCGTCAACAACTGCAACCGAGCCCAACATTCCTGTGGAGACAACTTCCCCCCCGAAGGAAAATGAGATTGAGTCAGGGAAAACCAATCAGCATGCAGCTTCTCCTGAAGTGGGGTTGGATAAAAAATCTCCAAAGCAGGACTGCAATGGAAGTGTAGATGGAAGTGTGAGTGGGAGAGCTATGGTGAAGGAAGAAGTACAATGTGCTGAGAATAGTGTCAAGCAAAGCTGCTAA
- the LOC107909959 gene encoding RNA demethylase ALKBH10B isoform X3 encodes MAMPSGNVVLSDKMQFAAPPAAGAGGGGGGAAGGEIHQHQPRQWFPDERDGFIYWLRGEFAAANAMIDSLCQHLREVGEVGEYEAVIACIQQRRSNWNPVLHMQQYFSVAEVSYALQQVSWRRRQKPYDQGKLGGKEYKRSGFGFKGHRLEVAKEMQNSGVDNDANLTVNTISDRNDMKTEKRDDNKSGGEDKVSVVSEDIKDAASKPQADSSLKKSGSSVGTIPGDTEPGTEEVNGGCTSSCKVNDLHSAQNESEKQNLAKGPKNFVGNEMFDGKMVNVVDGLKLYEELLDEKEVSDLVSLVNDLRAAGKRGQFQGQTYVASKKPMKGHGREMIQLGLPIADAPLDDEIAAGTSKDRRIEAIPALLQDAIDRLVDSQVMTAKPDSCIIDVYNEGDHSMPRMWPPWFGKPICVMFLTECDITFGRMISVDHPGDFRGSLKLSLAPGSLLVMHGKSADFAKHALPSVRKQRILVTFTKYQPKKSMSDNPRLPSPSLSQSSQWVPSPSRSPNHFRLSAGPKHYAAIPTTGVMPAPPIRPQIPPSNGVQPLFVPTPVPPAIPFPASVPIPPGSTGWPAAATRHPPPRLPIPGTGVFLPPPGSNSASQQSSTTATEPNIPVETTSPPKENEIESGKTNQHAASPEVGLDKKSPKQDCNGSVDGSVSGRAMVKEEVQCAENSVKQSC; translated from the exons atggcaatgccATCGGGAAATGTAGTTTTATCTGATAAAATGCAGTTCGCTGCTCCTCCAGCTGCAGGAGCTGGCGGCGGCGGAGGTGGAGCTGCTGGAGGTGAGATCCACCAGCACCAACCTCGGCAATGGTTCCCCGATGAGCGTGATGGCTTCATCTATTGGTTGCGAGGGGAATTCGCCGCCGCCAATGCTATGATTGACTCTCTTTGTCAACATTTGCGTGAGGTTGGAGAAGTAGGGGAGTATGAAGCCGTGATTGCTTGCATTCAACAAAGGAGATCTAATTGGAACCCCGTGCTTCATATGCAGCAGTACTTTTCTGTTGCTGAGGTCTCCTACGCGCTTCAACAGGTCTCCTGGAGAAGGAGACAAAAGCCTTATGATCAAGGGAAACTTGGGGGGAAAGAGTACAAAAGATCTGGCTTTGGGTTTAAGGGGCATAGGTTAGAGGTGGCTAAAGAAATGCAGAATTCTGGCGTGGATAATGATGCGAATTTGACTGTTAACACAATTTCAGACAGAAACGATATGAAGACTGAGAAACGTGATGACAATAAATCGGGTGGGGAGGATAAAGTTTCAGTAGTCTCGGAGGATATAAAAG ATGCTGCTTCTAAGCCTCAAGCTGATAGCAGCTTAAAAAAGTCAGGGAGTTCGGTAGGAACTATACCTGGAGACACGGAACCTGGAACTGAGGAAGTAAATGGTGGGTGCACATCCAGCTGTAAAG TGAATGATTTACATTCTGCCCAAAATGAGAGTGAAAAGCAGAATCTGGCTAAAGGTCCAAAAAATTTTGTTGGTAATGAGATGTTTGATggaaaaatg gtCAATGTTGTTGATGGGCTTAAATTGTATGAGGAACTGTTGGATGAGAAGGAAGTTTCAGATCTTGTCTCATTGGTAAATGACTTGAGGGCTGCAGGGAAAAGAGGGCAGTTTCAAG GTCAGACATATGTGGCTTCAAAAAAACCCATGAAGGGACATGGCAGAGAGATGATTCAATTGGGCCTTCCAATTGCAGACGCACCTCTAGATGATGAAATTGCTGCAGGGACTTCCAAAG ATCGGAGAATAGAAGCTATTCCTGCCTTGCTGCAAGATGCTATTGATCGATTGGTTGACTCGCAAGTTATGACTGCAAAACCAGACTCTTGCATTATTGATGTCTACAATGAG GGGGATCATTCAATGCCTCGTATGTGGCCACCTTGGTTTGGAAAGCCTATTTGTGTCATGTTCTTGACCGAGTGTGACATTACTTTTGGAAGGATGATTAGCGTTGATCATCCTGGGGACTTCAGAGGCTCTCTAAAGCTTTCTCTTGCACCTGG ATCTCTCCTTGTGATGCATGGAAAATCAGCTGATTTTGCCAAACATGCACTTCCCTCTGTCCGAAAGCAACGCATACTTGTTACATTTACCAAATATCAACCAAAAAAATCCATGTCTGACAACCCAAGGCTTCCTTCACCTTCACTTTCTCAGTCTTCACAATGGGTTCCATCGCCTAGTAGATCACCCAACCATTTTCGCCTCTCTGCTGGCCCCAAGCATTATGCAGCAATACCAACCACTGGTGTAATGCCAGCCCCACCAATTCGACCACAAATTCCGCCTTCAAATGGTGTTCAACCATTATTTGTGCCCACTCCAGTTCCACCTGCAATTCCTTTTCCTGCTTCAGTTCCCATTCCTCCAGGTTCAACAGGGTGGCCGGCTGCTGCTACAAGGCATCCTCCACCTCGTCTACCCATTCCTGGCACAGGAGTTTTTCTACCTCCTCCAGGCTCCAATTCAGCATCTCAACAGTCGTCAACAACTGCAACCGAGCCCAACATTCCTGTGGAGACAACTTCCCCCCCGAAGGAAAATGAGATTGAGTCAGGGAAAACCAATCAGCATGCAGCTTCTCCTGAAGTGGGGTTGGATAAAAAATCTCCAAAGCAGGACTGCAATGGAAGTGTAGATGGAAGTGTGAGTGGGAGAGCTATGGTGAAGGAAGAAGTACAATGTGCTGAGAATAGTGTCAAGCAAAGCTGCTAA
- the LOC107909959 gene encoding RNA demethylase ALKBH10B isoform X1, translating to MAMPSGNVVLSDKMQFAAPPAAGAGGGGGGAAGGEIHQHQPRQWFPDERDGFIYWLRGEFAAANAMIDSLCQHLREVGEVGEYEAVIACIQQRRSNWNPVLHMQQYFSVAEVSYALQQVSWRRRQKPYDQGKLGGKEYKRSGFGFKGHRLEVAKEMQNSGVDNDANLTVNTISDRNDMKTEKRDDNKSGGEDKVSVVSEDIKDAASKPQADSSLKKSGSSVGTIPGDTEPGTEEVNGGCTSSCKVNDLHSAQNESEKQNLAKGPKNFVGNEMFDGKMVNVVDGLKLYEELLDEKEVSDLVSLVNDLRAAGKRGQFQEAGQTYVASKKPMKGHGREMIQLGLPIADAPLDDEIAAGTSKDRRIEAIPALLQDAIDRLVDSQVMTAKPDSCIIDVYNEGDHSMPRMWPPWFGKPICVMFLTECDITFGRMISVDHPGDFRGSLKLSLAPGSLLVMHGKSADFAKHALPSVRKQRILVTFTKYQPKKSMSDNPRLPSPSLSQSSQWVPSPSRSPNHFRLSAGPKHYAAIPTTGVMPAPPIRPQIPPSNGVQPLFVPTPVPPAIPFPASVPIPPGSTGWPAAATRHPPPRLPIPGTGVFLPPPGSNSASQQSSTTATEPNIPVETTSPPKENEIESGKTNQHAASPEVGLDKKSPKQDCNGSVDGSVSGRAMVKEEVQCAENSVKQSC from the exons atggcaatgccATCGGGAAATGTAGTTTTATCTGATAAAATGCAGTTCGCTGCTCCTCCAGCTGCAGGAGCTGGCGGCGGCGGAGGTGGAGCTGCTGGAGGTGAGATCCACCAGCACCAACCTCGGCAATGGTTCCCCGATGAGCGTGATGGCTTCATCTATTGGTTGCGAGGGGAATTCGCCGCCGCCAATGCTATGATTGACTCTCTTTGTCAACATTTGCGTGAGGTTGGAGAAGTAGGGGAGTATGAAGCCGTGATTGCTTGCATTCAACAAAGGAGATCTAATTGGAACCCCGTGCTTCATATGCAGCAGTACTTTTCTGTTGCTGAGGTCTCCTACGCGCTTCAACAGGTCTCCTGGAGAAGGAGACAAAAGCCTTATGATCAAGGGAAACTTGGGGGGAAAGAGTACAAAAGATCTGGCTTTGGGTTTAAGGGGCATAGGTTAGAGGTGGCTAAAGAAATGCAGAATTCTGGCGTGGATAATGATGCGAATTTGACTGTTAACACAATTTCAGACAGAAACGATATGAAGACTGAGAAACGTGATGACAATAAATCGGGTGGGGAGGATAAAGTTTCAGTAGTCTCGGAGGATATAAAAG ATGCTGCTTCTAAGCCTCAAGCTGATAGCAGCTTAAAAAAGTCAGGGAGTTCGGTAGGAACTATACCTGGAGACACGGAACCTGGAACTGAGGAAGTAAATGGTGGGTGCACATCCAGCTGTAAAG TGAATGATTTACATTCTGCCCAAAATGAGAGTGAAAAGCAGAATCTGGCTAAAGGTCCAAAAAATTTTGTTGGTAATGAGATGTTTGATggaaaaatg gtCAATGTTGTTGATGGGCTTAAATTGTATGAGGAACTGTTGGATGAGAAGGAAGTTTCAGATCTTGTCTCATTGGTAAATGACTTGAGGGCTGCAGGGAAAAGAGGGCAGTTTCAAG AAGCAGGTCAGACATATGTGGCTTCAAAAAAACCCATGAAGGGACATGGCAGAGAGATGATTCAATTGGGCCTTCCAATTGCAGACGCACCTCTAGATGATGAAATTGCTGCAGGGACTTCCAAAG ATCGGAGAATAGAAGCTATTCCTGCCTTGCTGCAAGATGCTATTGATCGATTGGTTGACTCGCAAGTTATGACTGCAAAACCAGACTCTTGCATTATTGATGTCTACAATGAG GGGGATCATTCAATGCCTCGTATGTGGCCACCTTGGTTTGGAAAGCCTATTTGTGTCATGTTCTTGACCGAGTGTGACATTACTTTTGGAAGGATGATTAGCGTTGATCATCCTGGGGACTTCAGAGGCTCTCTAAAGCTTTCTCTTGCACCTGG ATCTCTCCTTGTGATGCATGGAAAATCAGCTGATTTTGCCAAACATGCACTTCCCTCTGTCCGAAAGCAACGCATACTTGTTACATTTACCAAATATCAACCAAAAAAATCCATGTCTGACAACCCAAGGCTTCCTTCACCTTCACTTTCTCAGTCTTCACAATGGGTTCCATCGCCTAGTAGATCACCCAACCATTTTCGCCTCTCTGCTGGCCCCAAGCATTATGCAGCAATACCAACCACTGGTGTAATGCCAGCCCCACCAATTCGACCACAAATTCCGCCTTCAAATGGTGTTCAACCATTATTTGTGCCCACTCCAGTTCCACCTGCAATTCCTTTTCCTGCTTCAGTTCCCATTCCTCCAGGTTCAACAGGGTGGCCGGCTGCTGCTACAAGGCATCCTCCACCTCGTCTACCCATTCCTGGCACAGGAGTTTTTCTACCTCCTCCAGGCTCCAATTCAGCATCTCAACAGTCGTCAACAACTGCAACCGAGCCCAACATTCCTGTGGAGACAACTTCCCCCCCGAAGGAAAATGAGATTGAGTCAGGGAAAACCAATCAGCATGCAGCTTCTCCTGAAGTGGGGTTGGATAAAAAATCTCCAAAGCAGGACTGCAATGGAAGTGTAGATGGAAGTGTGAGTGGGAGAGCTATGGTGAAGGAAGAAGTACAATGTGCTGAGAATAGTGTCAAGCAAAGCTGCTAA